In a single window of the Methanolobus psychrophilus R15 genome:
- a CDS encoding ABC transporter, ATP-binding protein: MVGKNLESSVSESTVVIDICDLKKSYRLGDMEVPILHGIDLCVKKGEFVAIMGPSGSGKSTLMNMIGCLDRPTSGKVVLMGKDTCSVSDNELAELRGFEIGFVFQSFNLIPRLSAYENVLLPTYSNSKKGHNTPQRAKDLLKLVGLDDRLHHRPTELSGGQRQRVAIARSLINEPSLILADEPTGNLDSKTSEEILGIFSELHRKGCTIVMITHDPEMQKYVDRVVLIKDGYIKNN; this comes from the coding sequence ATGGTTGGCAAGAACTTGGAGAGTTCAGTTTCAGAAAGCACAGTTGTGATCGATATTTGCGATCTAAAGAAGAGCTATCGTCTGGGGGATATGGAAGTCCCGATCCTCCACGGGATCGATCTCTGCGTGAAGAAAGGGGAATTTGTTGCTATAATGGGTCCATCCGGTTCCGGCAAGAGCACCTTGATGAACATGATCGGATGCCTGGACAGGCCTACAAGCGGCAAGGTCGTGCTCATGGGAAAGGACACATGCTCCGTCTCTGACAACGAGCTTGCAGAACTTCGGGGTTTTGAGATCGGTTTTGTGTTCCAGAGCTTCAACCTCATACCAAGGTTGAGTGCATACGAGAACGTACTGCTTCCTACCTACTCCAATTCAAAAAAGGGACACAATACTCCGCAAAGGGCAAAGGACCTGCTAAAGCTGGTTGGTCTTGATGATCGTTTGCATCACCGGCCAACGGAACTTTCAGGAGGGCAGCGCCAGAGAGTTGCCATAGCCCGATCCCTGATAAATGAACCTTCCCTTATCCTTGCCGATGAGCCTACAGGTAACCTGGATTCAAAGACCAGTGAGGAAATACTGGGCATCTTCTCTGAATTGCATCGCAAAGGATGCACCATAGTGATGATCACACACGACCCTGAAATGCAAAAATATGTAGACAGGGTCGTGCTCATAAAAGACGGGTATATAAAAAATAACTGA
- a CDS encoding transposase IS4 family protein codes for MDDLTDFALNEEYKRLQSVGDKLAEIESLIDWKPFRPILESMYKNRTASGGRPEADVIVMFKMLVLQQWHGLSDAELERQCIDRISFRKFLGFPEYVPDSTTVWSFRKRISDNGKEKEIWDEMQKQLNALGLKIKKGMIQDATFIHSNPGHAKADEPRGKDAKTARSKDGTWAKKGGKSHFGYKLHTIIDKEYELIRRFETTTASVHDSQVDLSEVGEVVYRDKGYFGAVAKGFAATMQRAVRGHPLGINDVLRNERISVQRVPCERVYAVAKEVFKAGKVLVTNVERVNVKKEGLI; via the coding sequence ATGGATGATTTGACTGATTTTGCTCTTAATGAAGAATATAAACGCCTTCAATCCGTTGGAGACAAGCTTGCAGAAATAGAATCACTTATTGATTGGAAACCGTTTCGTCCAATTCTGGAATCAATGTACAAGAACAGAACAGCTTCAGGCGGCAGGCCTGAAGCTGATGTTATTGTGATGTTTAAAATGCTTGTTCTACAACAGTGGCATGGTCTTTCTGATGCTGAACTTGAAAGACAGTGTATTGACAGAATATCCTTTAGGAAATTTCTGGGGTTTCCTGAATATGTTCCAGACAGTACAACTGTCTGGTCATTTAGAAAGAGAATTAGCGATAATGGAAAAGAGAAAGAAATATGGGACGAGATGCAAAAACAGCTTAATGCTCTTGGATTGAAGATCAAAAAAGGGATGATCCAGGATGCCACATTCATCCACTCCAACCCTGGACATGCTAAAGCTGATGAACCTCGTGGAAAGGATGCTAAAACAGCTAGAAGCAAAGATGGAACCTGGGCAAAAAAAGGTGGCAAATCTCATTTTGGCTACAAGCTTCATACAATTATTGATAAGGAATATGAACTGATCAGAAGATTTGAAACAACAACTGCATCAGTACATGATTCACAGGTAGATCTATCTGAAGTGGGTGAAGTAGTCTACCGTGACAAAGGATACTTTGGAGCAGTTGCAAAGGGTTTTGCAGCAACAATGCAAAGAGCGGTAAGAGGACATCCATTAGGAATAAACGATGTTCTCAGAAATGAAAGGATAAGTGTACAGCGAGTTCCATGTGAAAGAGTCTATGCAGTAGCAAAGGAAGTGTTCAAAGCAGGAAAAGTGCTTGTCACAAATGTGGAAAGGGTGAATGTAAAAAAAGAGGGGTTAATCTGA
- a CDS encoding ABC transporter, ATPase subunit → MAESSETINKRESVIELISLCKSYQVGDMEVPILKSIDLSVKKGEFVAIMGPSGSGKSTLMNMIGCLDRPTCGMVLIMGKDVNQLTDNELARLRGFEIGFVFQTFNLVPRLSALQNVELPTYANKKEGIDGRKKAKELIGLVGLQDRMNYRPTALSGGQQQRVAIARALINDPSLILADEPTGNLDSKSGREIMGIFEELHSKGRTIIMITHDPGLAEYADRVVHLKDGVISAT, encoded by the coding sequence ATGGCCGAATCAAGCGAAACCATCAACAAAAGGGAGTCTGTCATTGAACTTATCAGCCTGTGCAAAAGTTATCAGGTTGGGGATATGGAAGTGCCTATCCTGAAAAGCATAGACCTGTCCGTGAAAAAGGGCGAGTTCGTCGCGATAATGGGTCCTTCCGGCTCAGGAAAGAGCACTCTTATGAATATGATAGGATGTCTGGACAGGCCGACCTGTGGAATGGTCCTCATAATGGGAAAAGATGTCAACCAGCTCACAGATAACGAACTCGCACGACTCAGGGGTTTTGAGATCGGTTTTGTATTCCAGACCTTTAATCTCGTTCCCCGGCTTAGTGCTCTTCAGAATGTGGAGCTACCGACGTATGCCAATAAAAAGGAAGGAATAGACGGCAGGAAGAAGGCAAAGGAACTCATAGGGCTTGTAGGATTGCAGGACCGCATGAATTACAGGCCCACAGCGCTCTCCGGCGGACAGCAGCAGAGGGTGGCAATTGCGCGGGCTTTGATCAATGACCCTTCTCTCATACTGGCCGATGAGCCAACCGGCAATCTTGACTCAAAGAGCGGAAGGGAGATCATGGGCATTTTTGAAGAGCTTCACAGTAAAGGCAGAACAATCATAATGATCACCCATGATCCCGGTCTTGCGGAGTATGCTGACAGGGTGGTTCATCTAAAGGACGGAGTGATTAGTGCAACCTGA
- a CDS encoding putative inorganic pyrophosphatase, giving the protein MRIVIETPKYSFLKYRKEGPQFKTEFISPIPVLFNYGFIDKSLSEDGMETDVIVIGPAMHQGDVLDRNHFDGVVRFIDDSVRDDKHIIYIGGFFSKSFFSFYFRLYALFKSALYLLHKRKLCTCRFEGIEFFFSGRTR; this is encoded by the coding sequence ATGAGGATTGTGATCGAGACGCCTAAATATAGCTTCCTTAAATACCGAAAAGAAGGACCACAATTCAAAACTGAGTTCATCTCTCCCATACCCGTACTCTTCAACTACGGTTTCATTGATAAAAGCCTGAGCGAGGATGGCATGGAAACCGACGTCATTGTTATAGGTCCTGCCATGCATCAGGGGGATGTCCTCGACAGGAATCACTTTGATGGTGTCGTAAGGTTTATCGATGATTCTGTCCGGGACGATAAACACATAATCTACATAGGAGGATTCTTCTCAAAATCCTTTTTCTCTTTCTACTTCCGGCTCTATGCCCTATTCAAATCTGCTCTCTACCTCCTGCACAAAAGGAAGTTATGCACTTGCAGGTTTGAGGGCATCGAATTCTTCTTTTCAGGCCGCACAAGATGA
- the eno gene encoding phosphopyruvate hydratase: MAYISEDNKYRIEKIHAREILDSRGNPTIEVDVRTSCGFGRASVPSGASTGTHEALELRDKEERYGGKGVLDAVDNVATTIESELLGMDVRNQREIDGLMLALDGTDNKMELGANAILGVSMAVAKAAADSLSVPLYRYLGGVNAYTLPVPTMNVINGGKHAGNKLSIQEFMIQPKGADTYSEALRMGVETYHALGKVLKSKYGASALNVGYEGGYAPPLEMTADALDALITAIEEAGYTESEISLGLDAAASEFFDGQNYSIDGKLLTPGEMVDYYLELIETYPILLIEDPFHEESFEDFATLTTEAWETIIVGDDLFVTNVSRLAKGIEMCAGNALLLKVNQIGSVSEALDAANMAVRNGYSVVVSHRSAETEDTTIADIAVAISADLIKTGAPARSERTAKYNQLLRIEEDLGEAARYMQL; this comes from the coding sequence ATGGCGTATATTAGCGAGGATAATAAATATAGGATTGAGAAGATCCATGCACGTGAGATCCTGGATTCGCGAGGTAATCCGACTATTGAAGTAGACGTTCGCACTTCCTGTGGTTTTGGGAGAGCCAGTGTGCCATCAGGTGCTTCTACCGGAACTCATGAAGCTCTGGAGCTGCGTGATAAGGAAGAACGCTATGGTGGAAAAGGTGTTCTTGATGCAGTTGACAACGTGGCCACTACTATTGAAAGTGAGCTTCTGGGAATGGATGTCAGGAACCAGCGTGAGATCGATGGCCTGATGCTTGCCCTGGATGGTACGGACAATAAGATGGAGCTTGGCGCCAATGCAATACTCGGAGTCTCGATGGCAGTTGCAAAAGCAGCCGCTGACTCGCTCAGTGTGCCCCTCTACAGATACCTTGGCGGTGTCAATGCCTATACTCTTCCTGTTCCTACTATGAACGTCATCAATGGTGGAAAGCATGCGGGCAATAAACTTTCCATACAGGAGTTCATGATCCAGCCAAAAGGTGCTGACACATATTCCGAAGCCCTTCGTATGGGTGTGGAAACCTACCACGCACTCGGAAAAGTCCTTAAATCTAAATACGGTGCATCAGCATTGAATGTGGGTTATGAAGGCGGCTATGCTCCTCCGCTTGAGATGACCGCAGATGCCCTCGATGCTCTCATCACTGCTATTGAAGAGGCCGGCTACACGGAATCTGAGATATCTCTTGGTCTTGATGCTGCAGCATCAGAGTTCTTTGACGGGCAGAACTATTCCATCGACGGGAAATTACTTACACCTGGCGAGATGGTTGATTATTATCTTGAACTCATAGAGACATATCCCATACTACTTATCGAGGACCCCTTCCATGAGGAATCCTTCGAGGATTTCGCAACCCTCACAACAGAGGCCTGGGAAACTATAATCGTAGGTGATGACCTTTTCGTGACCAATGTATCACGCCTTGCAAAGGGTATAGAGATGTGTGCAGGCAATGCTCTCCTGCTCAAGGTCAATCAGATAGGCTCTGTTTCCGAAGCTCTTGACGCTGCGAATATGGCAGTGCGCAATGGTTATAGTGTGGTCGTCAGCCACCGTTCAGCAGAAACTGAAGACACCACCATCGCGGATATAGCAGTTGCGATATCTGCAGACCTGATAAAAACAGGAGCACCCGCACGAAGTGAAAGGACTGCAAAGTACAACCAGCTCCTGCGGATAGAAGAAGACCTGGGTGAAGCTGCACGTTACATGCAGCTTTAA
- a CDS encoding integral membrane sensor signal transduction histidine kinase, whose product MLLLVGSIFFLWMRANDEVRSIVEEQYQTQQLILTQYVSYSIGELLNERVLLLEVVAQKQQGVPEDMFMSEFETVYEVADIYYVLEFIDVNGTVVSGYPVENVPLGFNLYSNNMTWAFEHVRDTGQVYISEPVSTMEGIFGAYVWVPVFENGQFRGSILGIVSDENIIEQFETTSDSSNYVYIVNDKGMILYDQSGTYEKGTNYLDHTDKNDTDRLHILEAQMGGMMGNGKYWQETPDGSEYVLVSYSPVNWYNQRWSVGLTSPGDAVDDIILSVYVKLFTVAAVSVLFILFVSSQVYIILLNWNKTLEREVEKKTRELQESNESLTAANIKLKELDGLKNEFLSMVSHELKTPLTAMKTSSEFLLEDRCDPAVRNQLLALIVRNVDRQARLVDDLLDISRIESNRMKFNMEPVSLQEVLDHSIENIHRLSESKGVALGADISRSLPAVLADRDKLIQIFVNLLNNAVKFTQRGGSVTVLAQESGDNIEVIVSDTGIGIDPSHAEHIFDKFYQIDSTSTRTAGGCGLGLAITKGLVEGMNGSIRVESEPGIGSRFIVTLKKAGI is encoded by the coding sequence GTGCTGCTACTGGTAGGTTCTATCTTCTTTCTCTGGATGAGGGCCAATGATGAGGTCCGGTCCATCGTAGAAGAACAATACCAGACCCAGCAACTCATCCTTACTCAATATGTCTCGTACTCCATCGGGGAACTGCTCAACGAAAGAGTGCTGCTGCTGGAGGTGGTGGCACAAAAGCAGCAGGGGGTTCCTGAAGATATGTTCATGTCTGAATTCGAAACGGTATATGAAGTCGCAGACATTTACTACGTGCTGGAATTCATCGACGTAAATGGCACGGTCGTTTCGGGCTATCCTGTGGAAAATGTGCCCCTGGGTTTCAATCTTTATTCTAACAATATGACCTGGGCTTTTGAACATGTCAGGGACACAGGCCAGGTTTACATATCCGAACCCGTGAGCACGATGGAGGGTATTTTTGGAGCTTATGTATGGGTCCCTGTGTTTGAGAACGGCCAGTTCAGGGGTTCTATCCTCGGGATTGTTTCTGATGAGAATATCATAGAGCAATTTGAAACAACCTCAGACAGCAGTAATTATGTCTATATTGTGAATGATAAAGGCATGATACTCTACGACCAGTCAGGCACCTATGAGAAAGGCACAAATTATCTTGACCATACGGATAAGAATGACACCGATCGTCTGCATATCCTTGAGGCGCAGATGGGAGGAATGATGGGCAATGGTAAATACTGGCAGGAAACTCCGGATGGCAGTGAATATGTGCTGGTTTCCTATTCTCCTGTAAACTGGTACAACCAGCGGTGGTCCGTGGGTCTTACTAGCCCAGGTGATGCTGTTGATGATATTATTCTCTCTGTGTATGTAAAACTGTTCACCGTTGCAGCTGTCTCTGTGCTTTTCATCCTGTTTGTGAGTTCCCAGGTATATATTATCCTTCTTAACTGGAATAAGACTCTTGAGAGGGAAGTTGAGAAAAAGACCCGCGAACTTCAGGAGTCCAATGAATCTCTGACTGCTGCGAATATAAAGCTCAAGGAGCTTGACGGGTTGAAGAATGAGTTCCTGTCCATGGTCTCGCATGAGCTCAAAACTCCCCTGACTGCCATGAAGACTTCAAGTGAGTTCCTGCTGGAGGACAGGTGCGACCCTGCTGTCAGGAATCAATTGCTTGCACTCATAGTACGCAATGTTGACAGGCAGGCAAGACTTGTCGACGACCTGCTGGATATTTCCAGGATCGAATCCAACAGGATGAAATTCAATATGGAACCGGTGAGCCTGCAGGAGGTTCTGGACCATTCCATTGAGAACATCCACCGTTTATCGGAGAGTAAAGGAGTTGCCCTCGGGGCGGATATATCCCGGTCCCTTCCGGCAGTCCTTGCGGATCGGGATAAGCTCATCCAGATATTTGTCAATCTGCTGAACAATGCTGTCAAGTTCACTCAAAGGGGCGGAAGTGTAACTGTTCTTGCACAAGAGTCCGGTGATAACATCGAAGTAATTGTCAGCGATACGGGTATAGGCATTGATCCGTCCCATGCGGAACATATATTCGATAAGTTCTACCAGATAGACAGCACATCAACCCGCACTGCAGGAGGCTGTGGTCTTGGTCTTGCAATCACCAAAGGTCTGGTTGAAGGTATGAATGGCTCGATAAGGGTCGAGAGTGAGCCTGGTATCGGCAGCAGGTTTATTGTCACGCTGAAGAAGGCAGGGATTTAA
- a CDS encoding tubulin/FtsZ, GTPase codes for MLNILIIGNGQCGNRILDAINRDAFGTKSRFAKYLAHQKYKSNVHTIAINTAVNDLKEMKFTKAKDRIHTPHLHGVGANRNVGKHVFEDNKTLIMKNIQERGNFDVAFVITSASGGTGSSFTPMLIKELKQKCNYPIYSIVVLPFREEGTLYLQNAAFCLKDLRESGADGIILADNQFLKQMGGNVESAYNGINDMIARRLLFLLDALDSEMMMVTDLGDFKTVMSGGAGLATIGFYEADSEMPIRAVIKKALSPEGLLFATDAYQEASRSMIIIRGDRKYMSIDEVSSEVEQLSSSVGQVFKGIIVRNDELPQVLTVLTLESAVELEKLYAIAVEAINYERHKKERVDSMKEMDKAFSQIDGMDPSY; via the coding sequence TTGCTCAATATACTAATAATTGGGAACGGACAATGCGGAAACCGTATTCTTGATGCTATCAACAGGGACGCTTTTGGCACCAAGAGCCGCTTTGCTAAATACTTGGCTCATCAAAAATATAAAAGTAACGTCCACACAATTGCTATCAACACTGCGGTGAACGACCTTAAGGAAATGAAATTCACCAAGGCGAAGGACCGCATACACACCCCCCATCTGCATGGAGTCGGTGCCAACCGGAATGTGGGCAAACATGTCTTTGAGGACAACAAGACCCTCATTATGAAGAACATCCAGGAACGGGGGAATTTTGATGTTGCTTTCGTTATAACCTCTGCTTCGGGAGGGACAGGCTCTTCTTTTACACCGATGCTGATAAAAGAACTAAAGCAAAAATGCAATTATCCTATTTATTCGATCGTTGTTCTGCCTTTCAGGGAAGAAGGAACACTTTATCTGCAGAATGCTGCCTTCTGCCTGAAAGATCTGCGTGAAAGCGGTGCTGACGGCATTATCCTTGCTGACAACCAGTTCCTCAAACAAATGGGCGGGAATGTGGAGTCAGCCTATAATGGAATTAACGATATGATCGCCAGAAGGCTCTTGTTCCTGCTTGATGCACTGGACAGTGAAATGATGATGGTGACTGATCTTGGTGATTTCAAAACAGTTATGAGTGGAGGCGCAGGGCTTGCAACGATCGGCTTCTATGAAGCGGATTCCGAAATGCCCATCAGGGCTGTTATAAAGAAGGCCCTATCTCCCGAAGGATTGCTTTTCGCCACAGACGCCTATCAGGAGGCAAGCAGATCGATGATCATTATCAGGGGCGATCGTAAATACATGAGCATCGATGAAGTCTCATCTGAGGTCGAGCAGTTGTCAAGCAGTGTAGGTCAGGTGTTCAAAGGCATCATTGTGCGCAACGATGAATTGCCGCAGGTGCTCACAGTGCTTACTCTTGAGTCTGCAGTTGAGCTTGAGAAACTGTACGCCATAGCTGTGGAAGCCATTAATTACGAACGCCATAAAAAAGAAAGGGTCGACAGTATGAAAGAGATGGATAAGGCCTTCTCGCAAATAGATGGCATGGACCCTTCCTATTGA
- a CDS encoding response regulator receiver protein: MNTENIDPKILALMEQNPHMTDKEIAMSLGMDESLIRQRIAFLSDIREKILIVDEEIDASTALKLALETEGYNVIEALDGYEGIMKAKSENPDIILLDIMMPGMDGFEVCQLLKADPASRHIPIIMLTAKGEVDDKVEGLELGADDYVTKPFNLKELKARIRIVLRRGTV, from the coding sequence ATGAATACTGAAAACATTGACCCGAAGATCCTGGCACTGATGGAGCAGAATCCACACATGACAGATAAGGAAATTGCCATGTCACTTGGAATGGATGAAAGCCTTATCAGGCAGAGGATAGCCTTTCTGTCCGACATACGTGAGAAGATCCTCATCGTAGACGAAGAGATCGACGCATCAACCGCACTCAAGTTAGCGCTTGAAACAGAGGGCTATAATGTTATAGAAGCTCTTGATGGATATGAAGGTATCATGAAGGCAAAATCTGAAAATCCTGACATAATCCTTCTTGATATTATGATGCCAGGTATGGATGGTTTTGAAGTATGCCAGCTTCTTAAAGCTGACCCGGCTTCCAGGCATATCCCTATCATAATGCTGACCGCAAAAGGAGAGGTAGACGATAAGGTGGAAGGGCTTGAACTGGGCGCAGATGACTATGTTACAAAGCCTTTCAACCTCAAGGAACTGAAAGCCCGTATCAGGATAGTGCTCAGAAGAGGCACTGTATAA
- a CDS encoding IS605 OrfB family transposase: MLLTIKSKLVTTPEQHDQLLRTMESFNKACNYISKFAHNKRVFSKFKLQKHLYYEIREKFSLSSQLAVRAFAKVAESYKVDKKIIHQFKPHGAVVYDPRILSISKDIVSILTLDGRIKTQIKYRKDKNIDNKKGQIDLIYKNRKFYLQIVIDQPEATPINSEEFLGVDLGIVNIAATSDGKIYSGEKCQKVREKYARIKAKLQSVGTYSAKRHLRKISKKERRFKKDTNHCISKDIVQTAKDTNRSIALEELTGIRERTTVRKVDRDKYVKWAFNELRQFIEYKAKINGVIVRFVDPAYTSKQCSGCGHISDKNRKKQDAFSCQKCGHTENADWNASKNIASRAAINQPIVLCSAN; the protein is encoded by the coding sequence ATGCTCCTAACAATTAAAAGTAAATTAGTAACCACTCCGGAACAACATGACCAGTTACTGAGAACAATGGAGTCTTTTAATAAAGCATGCAATTACATTTCAAAATTTGCACACAATAAAAGAGTTTTCAGCAAATTCAAATTACAGAAACACCTTTATTACGAGATCAGAGAAAAATTCTCCTTATCCTCTCAACTGGCTGTCAGAGCATTTGCAAAAGTAGCTGAGAGTTACAAAGTCGATAAAAAGATAATTCATCAATTCAAACCACACGGGGCGGTTGTTTATGATCCGAGGATACTATCTATCAGCAAAGATATTGTTTCCATTCTTACATTAGATGGTAGAATTAAAACGCAAATAAAATACCGGAAAGACAAAAATATCGACAATAAAAAAGGGCAGATTGACCTCATATATAAAAACAGGAAATTCTACCTCCAGATAGTCATCGACCAACCAGAAGCAACTCCGATCAATTCGGAAGAGTTCCTTGGAGTTGACCTTGGAATCGTTAACATTGCAGCAACTTCTGACGGAAAGATATATTCCGGAGAAAAATGCCAGAAAGTCAGGGAAAAATATGCACGGATAAAGGCAAAACTACAATCAGTTGGAACTTATTCAGCTAAGAGACATCTGAGAAAAATAAGCAAAAAGGAAAGGAGATTCAAAAAAGATACAAACCATTGTATTTCAAAAGACATTGTCCAAACTGCTAAAGACACAAACAGATCGATAGCTCTGGAAGAACTTACAGGGATTCGGGAAAGGACAACGGTTAGAAAAGTAGATAGGGACAAATATGTCAAATGGGCATTTAACGAGCTTCGACAATTCATAGAATACAAAGCCAAAATCAATGGAGTTATTGTCAGGTTCGTTGATCCTGCATATACATCAAAGCAATGTTCAGGATGCGGTCATATTTCAGATAAGAACAGAAAGAAACAGGATGCATTCTCCTGTCAGAAATGTGGTCATACCGAAAATGCAGACTGGAATGCTAGTAAGAACATTGCTTCAAGGGCTGCTATCAACCAGCCTATTGTACTCTGCTCAGCTAACTGA
- a CDS encoding ABC transporter-like protein — MNDKSSIIEIRNLSKVYSGGVEVRALDGIDLDIQRGEFLSIIGPSGSGKSTLLHMIGILDTPTSGTIIIDGRVVTEMSEQERSKARNEILGFVFQYHHLLPDFTALENVMMPLLIAGANKKDAREVASGILKDVGLAERMDHLPSQLSGGQAQRVSVARALANNPGIVIGDEPTGNLDTKSSDMIYDLLRELNHEKGQTFILVTHDEKMAKKTDRIIRLVDGKIYED; from the coding sequence ATGAATGACAAATCCAGTATCATCGAAATAAGGAATCTCTCCAAAGTCTATTCTGGCGGTGTAGAGGTACGCGCCCTTGACGGTATAGACCTCGACATTCAGAGAGGTGAATTCCTTTCCATAATAGGTCCTTCTGGTTCGGGAAAAAGTACTCTTTTGCATATGATCGGTATACTTGACACACCAACTTCGGGTACTATCATAATAGATGGCCGCGTTGTAACTGAGATGTCCGAACAGGAACGTTCAAAGGCGCGCAATGAGATCCTTGGCTTCGTTTTTCAGTATCATCACCTGTTGCCTGATTTCACCGCACTTGAGAATGTAATGATGCCTTTGTTGATAGCCGGAGCCAATAAGAAAGATGCCAGAGAGGTAGCTTCCGGTATACTTAAGGATGTGGGGCTGGCTGAAAGAATGGATCACCTGCCAAGCCAGCTCTCAGGAGGACAGGCTCAGAGAGTTTCTGTTGCAAGAGCGCTTGCTAACAATCCAGGCATAGTTATAGGGGACGAGCCTACCGGCAATCTTGATACAAAGTCAAGTGATATGATATACGACCTGCTCAGAGAACTGAATCATGAGAAGGGGCAGACATTCATTCTGGTGACACACGATGAGAAGATGGCAAAGAAGACAGACCGTATAATCCGGCTGGTTGACGGGAAGATATACGAGGATTAA
- a CDS encoding ABC transporter ATP-binding protein, with protein sequence MNGANMPETIADIRKVTKIYTLGKNKIYALNKVSAKIEKGDFVTIMGSSGSGKSTLLNMLGCLDLPTSGKVLINNTDLSKLDDDGLTSLRRNNIGFIFQQFNLIQTLTAVENVEIPMIFNGASPGKRRKRALKLLQRAQLPSEYADHKPNELSGGQQQRVAIARALANNPPILLADEPTGNLDSKTGHGVMELLRELNQAGTTVIVVTHDPMMEEYSRTTIRLQDGEVVNENP encoded by the coding sequence TTGAACGGTGCCAACATGCCAGAAACTATTGCAGACATCAGAAAAGTGACAAAGATCTACACTCTGGGCAAGAATAAGATATATGCCCTTAACAAGGTGAGCGCAAAGATAGAGAAAGGAGACTTTGTCACCATAATGGGCTCTTCGGGCTCCGGTAAGAGCACCCTCCTTAATATGCTTGGCTGCCTTGACCTGCCCACAAGCGGAAAAGTGCTGATCAATAATACGGACCTTTCTAAACTCGATGATGACGGGCTTACCTCCCTCAGAAGGAACAATATCGGCTTTATTTTCCAGCAATTCAATCTTATCCAGACCCTGACAGCTGTGGAGAATGTGGAAATCCCCATGATATTCAACGGAGCATCTCCCGGAAAGCGTAGAAAGAGAGCACTGAAGCTGTTACAGAGAGCCCAGCTTCCATCGGAGTATGCTGATCACAAGCCCAATGAACTATCAGGAGGGCAGCAGCAGAGGGTCGCAATAGCCAGGGCCCTTGCAAACAACCCTCCGATACTGCTTGCTGATGAACCCACAGGTAACCTAGACTCTAAGACAGGACACGGTGTCATGGAGCTCCTTAGGGAACTCAACCAGGCAGGCACCACCGTGATAGTGGTCACCCACGATCCCATGATGGAAGAGTATTCCCGAACTACCATAAGGCTGCAGGACGGAGAGGTCGTTAATGAAAATCCCTGA